TCGTTGGAGGCTTGCAAAATTCTTCGGTTTAATCTGATAATATTATTGAGTATGATTTCATATTGGCTGAAATGTGCACGAtattgaaggaaaagtttcattTGCTCACGCTCGTCTTCATTCTCATAAACATCTAGCGACGTAGGTTCAAAGTTGCCGGCGTTATTAATGTTTATGTTAAGTAAATTGTGGGGTACAGGTAGTGTCAAGTACATATCATCATGAAGTGACGCCATTGGGTCTCTTGGAGATAGTCTATAGATAGAGCACGACTGCAAACCATCTATACTATTGAGATAATCATGGAAACTTGAATTGGGAtccaaaaaggaaacaaaaatagGGCAATGTCGTATTTCGTCATTCTCTAGACAGCGATTGAGAAACACTTCCAGCAGTCTTCTTCGCTGTTCAATAAAGTTTTTCGAAtttgatccaaagtttAATGAGATCATTTCAGTCCCGCCTGAGTTGCTGGAGTCGGTTGTGTCATTGATTGCTGAATGGGTGGGTAAGGATTGATATGTTCCACTTATGACCGAAGCAATGGAGCTTGTGGCCAGGTTAGATTTTAAAGACTGTTTCTTGGGAACAGGCGGTATAATCTTAGTGGGAAGAGATTTGACTAGCATATTCCTGAGGAGTTGAAATTCACTGTATCGTCGTTTCACAACTAAGTTGTCCTCCAGTCTGATTGAATATAGCACAAAAGATCTCCCTGCATGTGTTTCATAGGTTTTCTCCGTCTTGAATATTTCTGCATGTAAATGTGGATACTTGTCCAAATACGATTGGATTCTTGATTTAGTAGTGTGAAGATTCAGGGTTGCATTATCGTTGAGTGTCTTATCGTGGGGAAGACTAGTTTGGTTGCTTTGTTTGTTCAAGGAGTTGCCGCTTTCGGTTTCATTTATGGGCAAATTGACAAATCTGCTTTCGGTGTCAAAGGGACTATTATCCTCCTCTGACAGTGACATTGAAGTCATGTTCGAAAGTTAGGGGCAGGGTTTGATACTAGAGTAGTTGAAGGGATCGGCACTTGAGCTAGAAATGGTAGGGAGGTCAGATGTTGGTTACAATTCGCGATTAGATAAGTATGCCGTATTGGGTGGGTCCAAGGAAGTGAGTTCTAGTAGGAAGATCTCTCGTTCACTAAAAAAATTGCCTCCCCTCCAGGGCTGCTCCTAACTACCTACAAAAAACAATTCCACATATCGTAGCATTGCATACTTAGACAAACCTCTTGTCACTTAGATACCGTACAATGGATCCTTCTCCTGCAACCTCAATGGTTTTGTCAAACCAGTTTAACAAAATTCCTGACTGCTTTCTGCCCTCCCCGGAGCCCATTCCCTTGTAGAGATACTTGACGAGCACGTCCTGTTGGTCCGCATCCAGTTCGCCAATCGTAGACGATATATCTGACTGTTTCACTGACGAGAGAGTCTCAATCACTTGCAGGAGATATATGTCCTTGGCTACAGAGTCGGCTCCGTATGGCGGATCTTGAAGTAGAAACTTGAGGGCATCAATCGCTTTTCCCTGAGACACCAACGTACGTGCCTGCTGCActttttgttcaacaacTTCTGTGGGAACTTCAGGAACCGCAGGTTGCAGTTCTTCTGGTCTCAGAGTGAAGTCCGGGTCGTATGCGTCAATATCTATTCTTCTCCAATCTTCCATGGTCTCGTTACTTTTGTCGTAAAGGGGCGGAGAAAGTGCTGATTATATAACCGAGAAGACAATGCGTAGAAAAACGGATACAGCTTATATAATCACAGAGATCCGGATCAATCTCTGATCGAGGGGAGGGCTTACAAATGTGTAAAGTGCAAGTGTATTATGTATGTATGCTTTATTTTCTACTCTTCTTAGACGATACTCTCTCTGTGTGGTCACTGTCATTCTCACTATCATTACTACTAGTCTCAGCTTGCTCATCGTCCCCTCTGGCCGATTCTTTGGGCTCTATGTCCTCAATGTATTTGTCAATAAAGTCTAAACATTGGTCTCTGATATCCCTATTGGTCACTAGCATCACGACCAAGCCGTCACTTCCTACTTCATATTTCAACTGTCCTTCATTAGGATAAGCcactttttcatcaaaaatgtcGAAAAACTGGTTCATTCCAGTAAACGTGGAGATATTCGAAAGAAATCGTTCGTGAAGCTCACCATCTGGTATTTCTTTGGACTGAACCACCAGCGTTATTCTAAAATCATTTTCTAACTCATCTTGTTCCGGAACTGGATAGTCCTCTTTATTGGAGGCCATAGTGGTTTTGCTTTAAGAAAGTGATACGAAGGAAAAAAGGgcaaaaaagaaaaaaaaatactaACCGCGatggatgttggatgtcaATGAAGATAGCTTCATCTCTACAGCATCTTACTAGTATCTTCTTTGACCATTCCATCCTCCTCTACGGTTATCTCGTTGATCAGAAGATCTGAAATTACCTTGTCCCTCTCTGCCTCCACCACCATGGCTTCGAAAGCCTCCGGAGCCTGCCCCTCCTCTATATGCCCCACGATTTGAACTTGTGGAGTATCTCTCTGGGGGAGGATATCTATCATATCTTGGAGCCTGTCTGGTAAGTTTTTCTATTTGACGTTTTGTGTAATGACGACCACCTAAACCACCTCCAAGACGCCGAggtttccaatttttcacAGTTCTACCTCGTTCAATATCTACTAGAACAGGTCGGTTGTTGAttttcaatgatgaagagttaCGATATGCAGTTCTGGCATCGTCTGGCTGCTTGAATACCACAAACCCATATCCTTTTGATTTGTCTGTGTTTACGTCTCGCACAACACGAATTCTGTcgatttctccaaaaacaCCCAAACTGTTCTGCAAATCCACCTCAGTGGAGTTGTAATCTAATCTTGCAACAAATATAGTCCTCGAAGCATCGCCAATCATGTTGAGGTCCTTCTCAGGGTTCCAGGCGGCCAGGTCTCGCTGCAATTTTTCTGCTTCCagttttctcttttcttgcTTCAATCTCTGCTGCCGTTGTTGATTACCCTCTGTAACTGTATATGGGACTTCTTCGTTATATTTTTTTACCAAATCAAGTAATCCTCCAACTCCCTTTACTATCttggttcttctttgttCTATTGGATAATCCACAGGctccaaaaacttgaaaggAGGCTTCGGTTCAAATAACTTAGCTATAACCGGAGGAAAAGTAGCAGCAGAATCAGAAGATCTAACATTAACTGATGCTGTTAAGCCCTTACTCTCTTTTATAGTATTCATTGGGTGTTCATTTCAATTCCTTGCAGTGGAAGGCAAGAGAGTTAAGTAAGATCTTCTATTATATCAGAATTTCGAGCATTTTTAGTATCCACGTATAATTTTGATACACCGTGTCTGTTTGGTGCACCTATCAGGGGGAAAACTAATTCGGACTGAACTCAATTGATACTCCATAATGACAAGTGAGAAACAAATGTCCCTAGACGTTTCTTCTAGTCATAGACACGAGGACGGAAGTGTCGCCTTACCCAAAATAGGTTCCACACCTTCGCCAAGTTGCCAGTATAAGGAGGGAACCTTCTCTGCTTATGAAGACGAAATTGTAAATGAGCTAGACTTCCGCCAGATCGAAGACACAGAAACCAGCGGGAACTTACCTGTGATAGACAGGCCACAGTTTGCATTACTAGTAATGCTATACTTGATCCAAGGTGTGCCAATAGGGTTGGCATTTGGAACAATCCCGTTTCTCCTTAAGGGGAGCAATTTATCATTCTCTCAAGTTGGAGTATTCTCATTAGCATCGTACCCTTACTCTCTAAAGTTGCTATGGTCTCCTATTGTTGACTCGTTATATTTTAAAAATATCGGACGCAGAAGATCATGGATTATTCCAGTGCAAGCTGTCAGTGGATTaatgcttctttttctttcaactcaGGTAGATGCGttgtttcttgatcttgaagCTAATTTATACAGGCTGACTATTGTGTTTTTCATTCTGATTTTGCTATGTGCCACTCAGGACATTGCAGTAGACGGCTGGGCGTTGACAATTCTTTCTCCATCGGCACTTTCGTATGCTTCTACAGCCCAGACTATAGGATTGAACACAGGCTATTTCATGTCATTCACCATATTTTTAGCGTTCAATTCTCCAGATTTTGCTAATAAGTATTTTAGAAAAGTTCCCTCAGATGTGGGCCCAATAACACTGAGTGGCTACTTATATTTCTTTGGATGGATATTTCTTTCAGTTACTGTGTTTTTATGGTTCAAAGTTCCAGAACAGCCTGCTCATTTAAGGCACGTCAGTAAGAAACacgacgaagaagaagctatAGAAATGTATGACCTAAATGCTGCACCAGGAACTAGTATGACTTCACCATTCAGGGATCTGGAACCCAGCTCAACGTTTGAGTCTTTAGTCAGTGTTTACAAAAAGATGATCAGAGTACTACAATTGCCAAACGTTAAACTGTTTGTAGTGTTACATCTCATTTCTAAAATTGGGTTTCAAGTGAATGATGGGGCGACAAATTTAAAACTATTAGAGAAAGGtttcaccaaagaagatctgGCAATAGCAGTTCTTATTGATTTCCCGTTTGAGTTAGTCTTTGGATATTACACCGCAAGATGGTCTGCTGGAGAAGAACCTTTGAAACCGTGGAGGTATGGATACATTGGCCGATTGATTGCCGCCATGCTGGGTCAGCTACTGGTATGGTCATTCCCTTCCGGAGGAGTCACAACCCCCTACTTTTTTGCAGTAATTTCACAGCATCTATTGGGTTCATTCATGAGCACTGTCCAATTTGTTTCAATCTGTGCATTTCATACACAAATTGCGGATCCAACAATTGGAGGAACCTATATGACAACTCTAAATACACTGGCCAACCTGGGAGGTCAATGGCCCAAGATAATTGTTTTCACTTTGATCGACAAATTCACTAAAGCTAAGTGTATCCTGCCAGCAACCGTAAAGGAACCTACATTATCACAACTAGGAAATACC
This window of the Komagataella phaffii GS115 chromosome 2, complete sequence genome carries:
- a CDS encoding Sorting nexin family member; the encoded protein is MTSMSLSEEDNSPFDTESRFVNLPINETESGNSLNKQSNQTSLPHDKTLNDNATLNLHTTKSRIQSYLDKYPHLHAEIFKTEKTYETHAGRSFVLYSIRLEDNLVVKRRYSEFQLLRNMLVKSLPTKIIPPVPKKQSLKSNLATSSIASVISGTYQSLPTHSAINDTTDSSNSGGTEMISLNFGSNSKNFIEQRRRLLEVFLNRCLENDEIRHCPIFVSFLDPNSSFHDYLNSIDGLQSCSIYRLSPRDPMASLHDDMYLTLPVPHNLLNININNAGNFEPTSLDVYENEDEREQMKLFLQYRAHFSQYEIILNNIIRLNRRILQASNENSLDSKELGIQFNSLSLLQDNVFLEHIGRVFDSNFFNLSVLTSILNLQFLDKMIELKNFIKVIKQLMDFNRNKFSQLKYITDKLESKRASLNSLLQQDKDHSTLEASVANFAATTNNEVDGSKMHLDQEAQPSDDPKTTHHGTSDSPTEADLAASINKSLRESRSWKIPGLKKLNKVLVSLTDHNIEETRHKEIHDCKLRIMQLEIQQRLIKDDNRYINIQVIKELESFHIWFKKEILQLINHFNRQIQDFLSKNYETWQEIAKTRETN
- a CDS encoding Putative protein, acetyl coenzyme A transporter, which encodes MTSEKQMSLDVSSSHRHEDGSVALPKIGSTPSPSCQYKEGTFSAYEDEIVNELDFRQIEDTETSGNLPVIDRPQFALLVMLYLIQGVPIGLAFGTIPFLLKGSNLSFSQVGVFSLASYPYSLKLLWSPIVDSLYFKNIGRRRSWIIPVQAVSGLMLLFLSTQVDALFLDLEANLYRLTIVFFILILLCATQDIAVDGWALTILSPSALSYASTAQTIGLNTGYFMSFTIFLAFNSPDFANKYFRKVPSDVGPITLSGYLYFFGWIFLSVTVFLWFKVPEQPAHLRHVSKKHDEEEAIEMYDLNAAPGTSMTSPFRDLEPSSTFESLVSVYKKMIRVLQLPNVKLFVVLHLISKIGFQVNDGATNLKLLEKGFTKEDLAIAVLIDFPFELVFGYYTARWSAGEEPLKPWRYGYIGRLIAAMLGQLLVWSFPSGGVTTPYFFAVISQHLLGSFMSTVQFVSICAFHTQIADPTIGGTYMTTLNTLANLGGQWPKIIVFTLIDKFTKAKCILPATVKEPTLSQLGNTCANAHTKELCQSVGGKCQIITDGYFATNVLCIAIGFLLYFGWIKRTANHLQSLPSTAWRVHQD
- a CDS encoding Subunit of the ARP2/3 complex, with protein sequence MEDWRRIDIDAYDPDFTLRPEELQPAVPEVPTEVVEQKVQQARTLVSQGKAIDALKFLLQDPPYGADSVAKDIYLLQVIETLSSVKQSDISSTIGELDADQQDVLVKYLYKGMGSGEGRKQSGILLNWFDKTIEVAGEGSIVRYLSDKRFV